A window of Prosthecobacter debontii contains these coding sequences:
- a CDS encoding transposase encodes ERAQVGELAQKLQEVTGEKVELAYVDQGYTGEQPAEAAQTEGIRLEVVKLQEAKKGFVLLPRRWVVERSFAWSARFRRLARDYERLTTSLAGIHWLAFAVLMLNSLFSRVHNTL; translated from the coding sequence GAGCGGGCGCAGGTTGGAGAACTGGCGCAAAAGCTTCAAGAGGTAACCGGAGAGAAGGTGGAGTTGGCCTATGTGGATCAAGGTTACACAGGAGAGCAGCCCGCCGAAGCTGCCCAAACAGAGGGCATCAGGCTGGAAGTGGTGAAACTTCAAGAAGCCAAGAAGGGCTTTGTGCTACTGCCCAGGCGCTGGGTGGTAGAGCGCTCATTTGCTTGGTCAGCGCGGTTCCGGCGTCTGGCAAGAGACTATGAACGCTTGACGACCTCCCTGGCGGGCATCCACTGGCTGGCCTTTGCCGTGCTGATGCTTAACTCCCTCTTCTCAAGAGTTCATAACACGCTCTAA